In Scomber japonicus isolate fScoJap1 chromosome 3, fScoJap1.pri, whole genome shotgun sequence, the genomic window CTCCAGAGTTTAACTGGAGCTCCTCGTCTCATGCAGGCCATCGCCAAGGATGGCATTGTGCCCGCCCTTCGGGTCAGTCTTATTTACATTCTGCTGTCACAATATAACAACTATGTTATGTTGTTGTGTAGCAAAAGTAATTTGTCTCTGACTGATGACaataaataatcatgttttctgtgtggTCCCTGTAGATCTTTGGCCATGGAAAGGCCAACGGAGAACCCACGTGGTCCCTCCTGCTGACAGCTTTTATCTGTGAGATCGGCATCCTCATTGCCTCACTGGATGCAGTGGCTCCCATCCTCTCCATGTGAGaaactctttattttattgccATTTTTAAGAACCAGCAGTGGGAGATTTCAGAGCAGCCAGTCCCCTGCTATTCCTTAAACGATACAAATGCCAAATTTTATTGGCTCAGGATTTAACTCATCACACAAAAGGGCAGCCAGCCTCTCTGCTTTGGTAATACATACAAATAACCAGTGAATGTGACAGATAATAAGACAACCTACTCCATGGACTGCATGTAGTGAAACCACTCGATTATATTCACTTTTATGCTGCAGGACAAAAGAGCTTTGAGCCAAATTCAgtttttgtgcttgtgtgtgtcttgcaGGTTTTTCCTGATGTGCTACATGTTCGTGAACCTGGCCTGTGCCCTGCAGACACTACTGAGGACTCCCAACTGGAGACCCCGCTTCAAGTTCTACCACTGGTCAGAACATCGGCTATTAAAACAAACTGATTTTGAATCTGTTTTTGAACAAATGTTCTAGTTTGTACTCTCCTGGTCTTTATCtcactctctgtgtctctccttcTACCTTTACAGGACTCTGTCCTTCCTGGGGATGAGCTTGTGTCTCACTCTTATGTTCCTCTGCTCCTGGTACTACGCCATTGTTGCCATGGGAATTGCCGGCTCTATCTATAAGTATATAGAGTTTGCAGGGTGAGTGGAGCGCAACCCCAGGAGAGATTGGATTCGCTGGGTGCCTTTTGGCTTTGGCTGACTGacatgtgtgtattaatgtgcatgtgtattgTAAAAGTCCCCAAGTCTACATCttgagtttgtgtttgtattcagATTTTTGTTTATTAGGGGTCTTGCCCTTTTCTGTCAGGTCAGAGTGTTGATTTCGACACTTTAAAGTGTAGAAAACATGTAGACACCACATGTCTATGTTATATATTTCTTATAATGGAGTAGAATAGAGCCATGCACATTGAGTATTGCAGTGATGTGATTGCCTGTGGTGAGTGACATTATTTTAACTTTACATTTACCAGTAATGCCTAATCTTGAATCACATCGCATCATGTCACACTGGTGTCTGCAAGTAGCTTTATTTCAGGGGGTTGACTATATCACTGTCACTTCTTAAATTTGGAATTGAGCTGCAAaaatattattcatgttttgACTGAAAAATATTGATCGGCGCTTGTCTGTGTCACAGTGCAGAAAAAGAGTGGGGTGATGGGATACGAGGTCTGTCTCTGAGTGCTGCACGCTACGCTCTCATGCGGCTGGAGGAAGGTCCCCCGCACACCAAGAACTGGAGGTATTGCACACAAAGTCACACTCTGTTGTTTTATCGTGGCTCTAATTAACATAGACATTAACAACATGTCTGTACAAACCATTCTCTCAGTTAAGTGATTCTCATCACACCTGTCAGACACAAGAAGCGTTTGTGACTACATATTAATACGTCCACCTttcatgctatttttttttctatctctctttcccaGCTAGTACTTTTATTCGGCTCACTTGGCCATTTATTTTTTCACCACTTTATTTGACGTCGCTCTCCCTGATCCTTCTCTACCttatttttctccctctgctATTTTCTGCCCtgtttttcactttctctccccTTTCTCCAGGCCCCAGTTGCTGGTGCTGGTTAGTACAGATAGCGAGCAAAATGTGGAGCAGCCTCGTCTGCTTTCTCTGACCAACCAGCTGAAGGCGGGCAAAGGTTTAACCATTGTTGGTACAGCTCTAGAAGGCACCTACCTGGAGAACAGCGACCAGGCCCAGCGTGCAGAGCAGGTAGGGAGCCTCAATTATCAGCTAGAGTCTTGAAGTCCCCCtccattcaaaaatgtgtttttcttcttgttccttcactgaGAGTGTAGTAGTTAAACCTTTgaaatgagagagaaggagtaatgtcatttgaaggattttaatgatactttttattgaaaaaacagTTTAGACAGACATATTAGacacaaaatattttatacatcttaaaacatgacGTCTGAAAACAAGAGCAGTCACTTTAAACTGTGCAGCAACATCCATTATGTTACTGGCAAAAATCCACTCAAAATTTAAAGTCAAAGTTTACTTAATGTtacaaaataattcaaaacaCAATACAATTGGTACcataattaaatgttaattcaTCACTTTTCAAGATATTCAAAGCTTTAATGAAATGTATCATTATGAGCCCTGAAATCTCCTGCAGTCATCTCAACAAAACCCACGTTTGTAtcttcagtatttatttatcaacATGTACATGGAGTCAAATTATGCTCAttggatgataaaaaaaaaaatctaaatgttaaatccaaGAATGTCTATGTGTGATCTTTTTTCAATTCACATCGGAGTCAGAAGTGCAAAAACCTGTTAACACAGAGTGCAGCAAAGGTTCAGAAATTGCTGGATGATTCATGGTTTGATCTTTCAGAAAATTTTTCAGTtgcagacaaaaaaatgtgcaagcccAAGGTCAGCACTGAGCTAACTTTCACTTGTTCTCTGCACCTTCATAACAATTATTCCCTTTGTCATACCTTTCAGGCACTGCATAAATTGATGGAGACTGAGAAGGTAAAGGGCTTCTGTCAGGTCACCGTGTCCTCAAACCTGCGTGATGCCACTTCTCACCTGCTCCAGGCCAGTGGGCTCGGAGGCCTGAAACATAACGCTGTGTTGGTTTCCTGGCCACGCAACTGGAGGCAGGGAGACGAGCATCAGACCTGGAGGAACTTTATCGGTGGGTTTCCGGGAAAGCATTAAAACAGATAACACCatcaaaaaaaaggaaatccaaAAGCTCTGGCTCCGCTTCAGGCAGATTCTTTTCTGTAGACTGGTGTAGTGGTGCTCAAAGACTCTTCACTTCAACCTAGAACTGCAGGTTTCAAGCTCTTTTTATGTCCAGCATCTGTGCTGCTGAAGCATCTCAGCAAGAACAAATCCCCACTAGCTCCAGCGTTTGAGGAGCTCATCCTGCTATTTAACCTCTCTGTCGAGGGGAAAAGTGGAAAGACAATCTCCCCAGtgcaacatgaaagaaaaagaggaatgtaTTCAAAAAGAAGATAATTTGCAAATGAACAATAGCAGCAAAAACTCAGCCATGTCAGCTCAAAtcacacatacagagaaacATAATGTACCTGTATGTCATTGCTAATCAGTGTCAAAGTCCTGCAGTAATAGTTTCTGTCACAGAGAGTTTTTATAGAGATAATACGGCTgacacttctgactctgtcttcTTTCAGAGTTGGTCCGAGAAACTACCGCTGCTCACCTCGCTCTGCTTGTCCCGAAGAACATCTCGGCCTTCCCATCCAATGGCGAGCGCTTCACTGAGGGTCATATTGACGTGTGGTGGATCGTCCATGATGGAGGCATGCTGATGCTGCTCCCATTCCTTCTCCGCCAGCACAAGGTACAAAAGAATGACGAAACAGGTCAACAGTACAAGTTGTAAAAGTCCCTCCCTCCACTAAAAATTAGGTTTGCTTttagctgttttcacattcagctgctgaaagtgaaaagtaaaattgactgtgtgttcagttttcagttttaataCTCTGATTGTTACCTCTACTAACTAATTTCTTCATTAGAATTACCTGgcgtgttttcattgtttttaacgTGTACAAAAGCATTTTTCCAAGACATGATTTGGCAGTGCCAATGGCCTGACAGCCAGTATGGAAACCTACAGACTGCAGTTGGAAAACAATTGAACAATCAACATACAGCATGACAGCAATGGTGTTTTTGCTCCCTAGGTTTGGAGGAAGTGCAAGATGCGCATCTTCACTGTGGCCCAGATGGACGACAACAGCATCCAGATGAAAAAGGACCTGACCACATTCCTCTATCACCTCCGTATTGATGCAATGGTGGAAGTTGTAGAAATGGTGAGTTTTCACAAGACTAGACACTTTTTCAATATCTATAACCACCTATAACCAAGTATTTTAATCTCAGTGCACTGGTCCTGGTTACATAAGAGAACCCAGCATTGCCACTAGCATGGTCAGTTGCTCCAGTAAATACAACTTACATTGTTTACAGGCGTTGAGGCAATGAGGAAACACGACCAGCATTGTCACTGTACTATTGAAGCCCACTGACTTGTGAGGGGGACATTATAAGCCCCAGGAAACTGAAACTCCTTCCTGTCAGGAGAAAACAAGCAGCTGGTGGCTTCATTTGCATCAAAGGAAGGCATATTGTTGTCTTgattgtcctcaggtcaaaaGACATGTCAGCAGCCACAGGGTGCACAGTGAAGGATATGATAGGGACTATATTTAGGGAACGCgtgggaaaacacacaaaacaaatataacgTACGTGAAGAATTAACTATCCGTTTCTTTCACCACAGCATGACAGCGACATCTCAGCCTACACTTACGAGAAGACCCTGGTGATGGAACAACGGTCGCAGATGCTTAAACAGATTAACCTGACTAAGACTGAGCGCGAGAGAGAGGTAAGAAAGTTTGTCTGTGTCAAAGGTTTGCTCAAACTCTTGTTTAGAAACGCACCCAAAGATGCACACATAAGTATGACATGACTTGACGGGCCAACTCGGAATGGCTTGGCTTGATTTTACTTGACTTGACTTAACATGACACATAAGCCCCTCtagacaaaaacatatttaaggtTAAATCAGAGCAGTGAGACACCATATTTACCCTCTCTATCAGGGCTGACTAGAGCCACAATAGCAACGGCTACGCTTTTGTGCATGACAGCATGATAGTGTTTTGACAGATGGGGAAAATACAACATATTGATCTTAGTGTTATACTGTTATTACCTCCCCTAATTCTCTGTTGAACTTTAAGATTGTCTGGTCCTCCGGGTCAATACATTTAAGAAGTGCAATGCAATTATCTTCCCTTTTACTTCATATTTTTGTGAATCATTGAGCcgatatacagtaaataaatgtCATGTAAAAACTTGCCTTGCTTTGCTTTTTGTAAACATTCAGCAAAAAAAGTTTCAgggtctaaaaaaaaacaatctccactcacatcacttctgttctctcttttcttcatctGTGTCCTCACAGATCCAGAGCATCACTGATTCATCCCGCGGCTCTATCCGTCGCAAGAACCCGGCCACTGTGACCACCCAGCTGAGCGTGACCGAGGACCCGCCAGCAGCCAGCAAGGAGGAGAAGCCGGAGGAAGAGGTAGAGAGCACAGTTGACCTCGGTTTGACGTGTAAAGTGTAATATCTCCAGTAATATCCTTAGTATAAGATTCACACAGTATGTAAGACAGTTAGACCATGTAAAGTCACATTTAGGTGATTAAGCACAGATTGCACAAGAAGGTGTCAAGTTCCAGATGAAGCACTGAGATAAAACCAATCACCCAGTGAGACTGTGATTAGAATTTCTaaagttataaatgttaaaataaagattCTGCATGATATAAAAAAACGGACAACAACGATATAAAGTAAAGGGGAAAATATTAGTagtaatgcaaaaaaaaagaaatactacaATTCTTTATAAGAGTGAAGTTTTAATTGAGTTGGCATTAGTTAAAAAGGCTGATAACACTTTACACTGAATATGAAGTTAAACAGCAGCCAGTTGTTTTGGCACAAAGACTAGGAATGTGGAAACAGCTAGCATGGATATGTCAAAATGCAACTAATTCTGTCCTCTAGCTCCTCTTAAGCTCCTTAATTAGCAAGTTACATCTTAATTGTTtaataaaaattataataatgtacAAGTTATAGACTATGTATTGACTGGTTGCAGCAATTTGATGACTTGAGACTGTTTGTTGCCTTTGGACTGAGCCAGACTAGTTGTTTCCCTGATGTACTGTAGCTAACTGCTAATCGTGCACCACCTGGCTCTGCCTACAAACAGTATTTACTGTACAAACATGAGTGTTATACAGTCAATAAGTGTATTTTCCTAAAACTATTCTTCTAATTTACAAACAAATTTTTCAGCTCTGGGTAAAATAATTGCATTGATGCACATTTTGTATCAATTCACAGTTTTCATAGTTTTCTGTTGAACTGATGATGTCTTTTGCTCTAACAGCATGTTAGTGTTAAGGTAATGTATATTATAGAGTCATTGTACAGCTCatgttaaaaaataagtaatgtAAATAGCATAAGGCTCCTTaatcacacatttctttttcccccctccccttcaaACACTGTGGCTTTCTGTGACTTACCTGCATTCCTACATTTCCACTGTGGCTCTTTCAACCTTCCATGCAATTTTACATGTAACTCCACCTGGCGTTGTATCACGtccgtcctttcctcctcttgtctCATAGTCAAAGTCGGCCTCTTCCCCTGTGTCCCCTCCTGTCCAGGTCCAGCTCATCCACGACAACACCACCCCGGCCAGCCCCGCAACCCCAGCCACCCCACTGACTCCCACAGAGGGGGCTAAGAGCCCCGGGGAGCAGGTCCAGATGACCTGGACTGAGAAGTGTGATGGCGAGCCAGCCAAGCCGCCCGGCGCAGCCACACCAGAGGGCATCAAAGACATCTTCAACATGAAGCCGTGAGTGCTTTGAAATGCTCATTGAACCTTTGTGTCTTGTAAAGGTGAATTACCTTCTTGTTCCTGACAAAAACAGCATGCAGTCACcactatgtttttatttctacaaTATACTACCAGAGATGTCGCTGTAAAACaatctgtcttttttcatttagctgaatttgaatatttaaaaaacattcataGTTTATTTCTGATAATCAtataatgtgtttcttttcttgtcatGCTGCAGTGAGTGGGAGAACCTGTAAGTACTGAAGTCAAACTTAAGTAAACCCTCATTCAGTCCATTCATATCTCATACTGATCAATTTTCCAACACGAGcagatgaggatgaagatgagaaaAAGATGTGTGAATGACCATCTGTCACCTACCAGCTCTTACTATTACAAAAGGCTTTATAACATGCATATGTCACATATGTCTTTCTGTCGGTTTGTGTCTACCCAGGAACCAGTCCAATGTGCGACGTATGCACACAGCACTCCGGCTGAATGAAGTTATCATGAAAAAGTCCTCAGAGGCCAAGCTGGTCCTCCTCAATATGCCCGGGGCACCCAAGAACCGGACAGGTGACGAGAACTGTATCCTTCACTTAACTCAACGGAGTCACAGAGTCAAGTAACAAGCTACGACACTGCTGAGTCACTTTACAATCCTGActgatcctgactgttgtttgtgacCCAGGATATTGGATATTTTGATGGCTCAAGTAATACCTTTGAATATCTTATAAGATATAGTATAAGATTGACACAGTATGTAAGATAGTTCCTACACAAGTAATGAACAGAGTGTGTTCATTGACATTCAGGTGAGGTGAACAACAGTCAAACTTTAGTGGAGTTCTAAAGAGACAATCAAATTCAGTCCGAGCCTCCAAGCCTTTCCTTACTCTGGGAATCAACTTGGATTTTGTGTTAAGCCAAAACATTATACATTAATTGACTTTGTGTCAGGAataattctttttctttttataaatagTGATTTATTGTCAGAAAATATGCACAAGATTGCAACCAGCCGATCTTTTTCTTAATTACTctaataaaactttttaaaattctaGTTAATATATCTAATAAGTAGTTGCAATTACAGTTCACCTGTACAGTCCTGTTCAATTATATTTATAGCAATTTTTTATAGCGCTACAAAGTGTCTCAGCATCTTTTAACTGATTATATTGGTTCGGTCTGCATCTTTACTGTTGTTCCCAGCTGCTGTAGCTGTTGCTTTCAGCAAGAAAACTTTGATAAGCAGATTGTTCACAACATGCCAAACCCAAAACAACCAAAGTTAACTACCAGCAAGTGAACTTTGTGGAGCATTTAGAAGTTAAATAGACTAATATTTAACTCTGGAGAGCAAAAAAGAGCTAAcaagagagtgaatattagaATGACTGGGTCAGATTAGTTAAGGCCAGAAACATGTCTCCAAATTAATGCTATTGTTGCTacatgtctgctggatgtagaAAAAGTTCATTGTTAGCTAACATATTCCTCATAATGACTTTATATGATGATACTATgtaggtgtttttacagcttgcTTTGCTGCCCCCATGTGGCAAAGAAATAGAttgatgcagctttaaatgaaaatgaaataccaTCAGATAAACAAACACTACGACTATACGGcaccaaaataaaaagaagagaacGAGAACAAGAGCCTGTCTCCTTAAAGAAGGTTTATGAGGTTAGCTGGATAACTGTGCTGAGGACATGGACTGAAATAAAAAGAGCCTTTCCTGGTTTAATTTACTGCACTTATAAATCTAATCTGGTAATTATATTTAGCGTTTCTCCaggtaaaagtgaaaaaatgtgaCTTAAGCCTGCAGTACGTGAttttcgttttttgtttttttttgccacttgggagcagcagaaacaagctgtaaatgcaacattatttgacatattatcacctttgAGGTTGATATGACAAATGTATTAGTAACTTATTagtatttccacatccagcagataaAGAGCTAAGTA contains:
- the slc12a5a gene encoding solute carrier family 12 member 5; its protein translation is MSQRFTVSKSDGDRRPSDIQGEVNQLFEGDEPPTSSGAEAEDAAGDETVVVLKGDSNPKESSPFINSSDAAAEKSQQYDGKHMALFEEEMDTSPMVSSLLSSLANYSNLPQGSKEHEEAENNEAESSRKKPVKAPQLGTLMGVYLPCIQNIFGVILFLRMTWLVGIGGVIGTFVIVFMCCSTTMLTAISMSAIATNGVVPAGGSYYMISRSLGPEFGGAVGICFYLGTTFAGAMYILGAIELLLIYIAPQAAIFPLEGLEGAEAEAALLNNMRVYGTILLTSMATVVFVGVKYVNKLALVFLACVILSILAVYAGVIKTAIDAPDFPVCVLGNRTLVWKTFDVCAKTIETANGTVTTQLWNMFCDSPFLNATCDKYFTANNVTRIQGIPGVTSGILAENIFGTYYEKGDLIARKKMDSIEDLDDPLTNQNRYVLADITSFFTLLVGIYFPSVTGIMAGSNRSGDLRDAQKSIPIGTIAAITTTSIVYMSSVILFGACIEGVVLRDKFGEGVHGNLVIGTLAWPSPWVIVIGSFFSTCGAGLQSLTGAPRLMQAIAKDGIVPALRIFGHGKANGEPTWSLLLTAFICEIGILIASLDAVAPILSMFFLMCYMFVNLACALQTLLRTPNWRPRFKFYHWTLSFLGMSLCLTLMFLCSWYYAIVAMGIAGSIYKYIEFAGAEKEWGDGIRGLSLSAARYALMRLEEGPPHTKNWRPQLLVLVSTDSEQNVEQPRLLSLTNQLKAGKGLTIVGTALEGTYLENSDQAQRAEQALHKLMETEKVKGFCQVTVSSNLRDATSHLLQASGLGGLKHNAVLVSWPRNWRQGDEHQTWRNFIELVRETTAAHLALLVPKNISAFPSNGERFTEGHIDVWWIVHDGGMLMLLPFLLRQHKVWRKCKMRIFTVAQMDDNSIQMKKDLTTFLYHLRIDAMVEVVEMHDSDISAYTYEKTLVMEQRSQMLKQINLTKTEREREIQSITDSSRGSIRRKNPATVTTQLSVTEDPPAASKEEKPEEEVQLIHDNTTPASPATPATPLTPTEGAKSPGEQVQMTWTEKCDGEPAKPPGAATPEGIKDIFNMKPNQSNVRRMHTALRLNEVIMKKSSEAKLVLLNMPGAPKNRTGDENYMEFLEVLTEGLNRVLLVRGGGREVITIYS